aatataacaaaaggccgggtacagtggctcatacctgtaatctcatcacttttgggaggcactgcagtctgggcgatagagtgagactgtgtctcagggaaaaaaaaaaaacatatataacaaGAAATACTAACTTGGTGGTAATGGACTGGGACTAAATTGCCAGAGTGTGCCAATAAAATCTAGTAAAATGGAACAGGACGTGGTGTTGGCAATGTAGATGGTACTTTTAAGCACACTGGGTTTCCTGCGACTTCCATTTTTTGAGACTAtcattgcatttctttaattGTAGAGCAGTTTTGAAATGTAGTCTtcgctgggctcggtggctcacgcctgtcatcccagcactttggaagaccaaggtgggcggatcacctgagatcaggagttcgagaccagcctggccaacatggtgaaaccccgtctctactaaaagtacaaaaattagccaggtgtggtggtacgtgcctgtagtcccagctactcaggaggctgaggcaggagaattggttgaacctggaggcggaggttacagtgagttgagatcacgcccctgcactgtagcctgagtgacagaatgagagtcttgtctcaaaaaaaaaaaagaaggaaaagaaatgtagtCTTAAGCTTATTTAGTATTATAACAAGCTTTTCTAAGATGCAGAAATTTTTCAATCTGTGATTTCACTACAAAGGCCCTATATGTAAGCATATATGTAAATAGCTTAAAAGCACAGCTTTGCCAGTATTTAAAAGCTGTTATCAATTGTGGGTATGCAATCTGTCAAGTTTCTaggtgtttccttttttttttttttttaaccctcatTTATTGCTTTTAACTGACACATAATAGGTGTACATATGTATGGGGTTCGGTGtaacattttgatacatgtatacaagcAGGTGTTTTCTATATTATGAAAACATTTGGAGAAAAATGATTAACTTATTGCAGTCCTTTTCTTTCAGCTGCTTTTCTAACCCAAACTGTATGTCTTGATGACACTACAGTAAAGTTTGAAATATGGGATACAGCTGGTCAAGAACGATACCATAGCCTAGCGCCAATGTACTACAGAGGAGCACAAGCAGCCATAGTTGTATATGATATCACAAATGAGGTAAGTATGGATGCATTGCACAGTGAAATTAATTTGAGTACCCACTTTTGGTATTCAgaattttgattaaatattttggaaaatcttTTTTTGATAGTCAATCTTGACCTTTCTGCTGAAGCTTTTGTGAATTAGAaaatctggtttaaaaaaaaaaaaaaatgaaaatgtctcaTAATACAGTAGTCCTAAGAATTTCTTTCCCACACTCACTGTggacagtcttttaaaaaaagcctTGTATCACAAAGATGCTTCCTAACCATTTTTTGAGCCTATGCCCAATAGCTGTTTCTTTGTTTAACAGGAGTCCTTTGCAAGAGCAAAAAATTGGGTTAAAGAACTTCAGAGGCAAGCAAGTCCTAACATTGTAATAGCTTTATCAGGAAACAAGGCCGACCTAGCAAATAAAAGAGCAGTAGATTTCCAGGTATGTTGAATTTAACTTTCACTTGAAAGTCCCTTTTTTTcctgtaagtttttattttgtgtcaACACTTGAGTTAGTTATAATGTTAAAACCATGCAAGTAATAGaaaagactgatttttaaaacaaatacaaaatactacatataataaaatgtttctgaTAAACCTAAATTTTCAAATAGATTACTGGAATATATAAACTGATCAAAAGATTTTGTAGACTTAAACAAtaaaagccgggtgcagtggctcacgcctgtgatcatagcactttgggaggccaaggcaggtggatcacctgaagttgggagttcgagaccaacctgaccaacttggagaaaccctgtctctactaaaaatacaaaagtagacaggtgtggtggtgcatgcctgtaatcccagcttcttgggaggctgaggcagaagaattgcttgaacctgggaggcggaggttgtggtgagctgagatcacaccattgcactccaacctgggcaacaagagcgaatctccgtctcaaaaaaaagagagaaacagtaaAAGTAGTCATTGTTCACAGTGCACAAAGTGATTGTACCCTGCCCTAATTCCTCCATCCCACACATACTTTATGTCCTAACCGTCTTCTACTTATCTGCAAGTATGTGTCAGCACGTGTGTGTACCCACATATGTCCATACGCAAACACTCATGTGGTTGTTCTTAAAGCGGCATTCAAAAATAAAGGCTCTGCCAGTCGGTATCCAGAGTTGGAAAATAATAAGctaaaaactaataattttaaaaaaattttaaggctaaaaaaaatccagtttgtGTCTTACGGTTGCTAATTCAGAATGTTTGCTGCTGCAAAATAGAGCAAGTGCAATCACTTAAAAACAAAGCAGGTCCTCTACTTCgacattctttttaaaactgcCTGTTCTCTTGCTCTTTGGCTTCTCTACTAGAAGGGTGGTTGAGGCTATTATGTATATATCAGTGATGGAatagttttctgttttgatgaCTGTAGATGGAATACATGTATTCTTCCACCATTAGGTATTAAGCTGGGCATGTTAcacttgtaattttatttaattcttaggAAAATGATGTGAGATGTAGTATCATCCATTACTGTTTCCAAAATTGTTGCCTCCCCAGCACTAGAGTGGCAGAGAAAATACTTAAGTTACAGTCAAAAGTGGCCCTGTCACATAACAGTTCAAAGGAGCCTCAGTTGTTTCTTTGTCCAATGGGAAAGATCATTGGTTACCCCTCATAACAGCTATGAGGATGAAAagtaataatatatgtaaaatgtaaaagcatGACAAAAATGTAGGGCAGTAATGTAATTTTCAAAGGAATGATTCATGATATATTCAAGACTATAATGTTACTGTACAGGTCACTGAAAATTAAATATGAGGGTGTCATTTAGTAGTTGAAGCCAGTGTTAGATATTTGGTTTCCCTTTGTCTTCATTGCAGATAATAAGTGTAAATAAAAATTGCCATTGAGATCAAAGAGAGTTTTATTTAGAATAAGATAATTCTCCCCCAACTCTGGAACTCAGTATTTGAAAGCAGATTTAATGTAAGAACAGATTAATCAAGGTGGGATAATGCAAGAATTtcagacaaaaaaggaaatagtcCTTTATAAAATTTTCTTGCACAGTACTCTTACCTCTGTTGTAGCTATTACATAGTTGTTGATTATAGATGATTATAGGAATCAGGTTGGAGCAGTAATAAGTAAGTCTCCTTTTCTATAACAAGTTTAAAGCAGATACAGCATATTTCCAAGAGATATATCTCATTTTTTGTTCTATAAACAGGAAGCACAGTCCTATGCAGATGACAATAGTTTATTATTCATGGAGACATCAGCTAAAACATCAatgaatgtaaatgaaatattcaTGGCAATAGGTAAGATTAATATCTCTTTTAAAATGATCAGTATAAGCAAAACAAGCATGAAGCATATTTGATTTGactgtctcttttttaaaaaagtattgggggtgagtgtgtgtgtatgtttgtgtgtgtgtgtgtgagagagagagagagatattataCCACTTTTCTAAGTCCCTTCCACAAAGCAATACTTTGTTGGTAATATTGTTAAATTTGAAAGATAATTACCTATTAGGTTGTAATACTGTCAGTTTAGGCAAGCTTCTTCCAGGTGAGTTAAGCCTTAACCTCAACCTGATAGTTCAAATAGATAAATTTTGCAAAGCTTTCGCTGGGAGATTTggataaatatgtttttttattaggttatacattttaaaagtcaaattattGGTAAGTATAACTCAGAAGAACATGACACATAAGTATACAGattgacaaattattttaatgtaaacattataAGGAAGACGATTTCAGAGCATAGAGgcataaggagaaaaaaaagaaaacaaaacaacatccaTACTTTATATTTGATCTTACACAGTGTTCTTGTCATtgctttaaggttttttttttccggagacagagtctcactctgtcgcccaggctagagtgcagtggcgcgatctttgttcactgcaagccccacctcccggattcacgccattctcctgcctcagcctcccgagtagctgggactacagatgcccgccaccatgtctggctgatttttttgtatttttagtagagatggggtttcaccgtgttagccaggatggtctcgatctcctgaccttgtgatccacccacctcggcctcccagagtgctgagattacaggcttgagcccccgcgcTTAGCCCTGAGGTGCTTTTAACCGATGGTAATTGCCGTTTCAGTTTTTGATTATAGGTAACGAAGTTGGAGTAGTATTATAAGCCTCTtttctataacaaaaataaaggttggtttagttttttggttttagattttattttattttatttttttaagcctttCCTCTTTTCAATGGTTTTAATGTATAGATTCTACCTGAAGGGTATGTTTTGGTGGTTCTCAAAGTTTGCCATCTGTGGTTTTCATGTGCCCTGCACTCTTCTCATCCCACAACACCTTTTATTTTACAGCACTGATTCTTAACCGGGGTGTTCACAGTCCTTACTTACACACTCCAAGTAAGAAATACTCTTAAATTGAACTCATATAAATAAACAGTTAATAGCTGAATCAGAGAATAATGAAAACCCAGTAAAAGTTgcaagtatttttattgtttttcactaGGTGACAGAGTTTAATGGTACTTCATTTGAAATGGGAAAAAACTTGCCTGTTTCTCATGTAAAATGTTTTCCTGAAAAACTCAAGTTTGCAGTTTGCTAGGGAAATACTGGCACAGTTGCGAAGGGTTGTGTGATAAtatactcattttacaaatgtgacAGATTACACCCAGGATCACATCTGAAAAGTTAGAGGAAACAATGAGATAATAGGTCTTTCAAATCAGCCTGCACTTTTAAACCTTTCTCACAGTATTTAAACTCTACCAGATGGACTTCAGTTTGTACCTTTTTATTCAAACATGCGAATAAAGTCATTTTTCGAGTTAGAAAGCAGCCTACatattttagctttttgtttttttctgaaattagaatGTTTCCCTTCTTAAAACCTATGTGTAAATGGAATTATGGCCTTTCCATTTCCTTCACTagattagtaatttttttcttctatattatttttttgttatgaAGGAATACTTTGATTAGTGACTTAAATCACACAGTGCACTCATAACAACTGTAATCAATGCAGGGACTAAAAAGTTTCTCATTCTGGTTTACTTCTTTCAGCCTCCTAATCTCACTCACATCTGATTTAAACACTTAGGGAACCATGCTAAATAGGGAGACATGATGGATTGCTCAATCCAGAACCTAAGTTGTtattatatacagtatataatgcTGTTTTGTGTCCTAGGTACCAGCGTTCAGCATCTCTGGGGCTTTGCTTGTAAATACATTTTACTGGAGATATACCATTATAATACCATTTATGCTACCAGCCTAGAGCCAGTCCCAGAGAAGTGGCCCAATGGAAGTCTTTCTTTCCGAGCTTCAGTGCTCCTGGCTCCCAAATGCATTGCACAACCCAGCATCTAGGATTCTAAAAATGATTGATGCTGATGTAGAATGGAATGTGTAGAACAAATAAAGTATAAAAGGTCCACAATGCAACTAGGCAATCAGATCTCAAAGCAGAGTATATTCAATTTCTGAGTAACCTGAGTCAAAGCTATGGTAAAGTTAGAGTCTTACCATAGTAGTCTGTCCCCAAGATTGATAGAGATCAGTGTGTGCAGCCACTCTTAAAATCAGTACTCTTAGACATGTTTAATATTCTGCTTCCCCTCAAAAAATGAATTTAGCACATTAAGGGTCTTACGGATTAAAACAAACTACAGCAATCTCCAACTTTACAGtggtttgacttacaattttaTAACTTACTGATGGTGTGAAGTGACATGCATTTAGTACATTCTCAGCTTACTATGAGGTTACATAGAGAAACCCATCATAAATTTCAAATACCATACAtgaggtcgggtgcggtggctcatgcctgtagtcccagcactttgggaggccaaggcgggcagatcacttaaggtcaggagttggttAGGaaatgagcctggccaacatttcgaaacccccgtctctactaaaaatagaaaaattagcagggcgtggtggtatgcgcctgtagtcctagctacttgggaagctgaggcaggagaattgcttgaacccaggaggcagaggttgtagtgagctgagatcatgccactcatgccactgcactccagcctgggtgatagagtgagactctgcctcaaaaaaaaaaaaatcataaatcaaaaacatacaaattagGATGGATATATCAGGATGTAGCCCCAtcgtaagtcaaggagcatctgtatatcCAGCAGGTACTTTTTTTAATCAGTGGGAACACTCCAGAGAACAACCACTCGCTGTATAGAGCTTGGCAGAGGTAAAGTCGTAACTGCTGGTTGAGTGTGTTGTCTGAATCTGACAAGCCAGACTCCTCTGACTCAAATAAAGTTAGGAAATAggttttggagatgaggtcttcaGGATAATTCTATTTGGATTAGGTATGGCTACTGGTCAGTCAGATTAGGATTCATCAGCctataaaaggagaaaatgaggttggttgcagtggctcactcctgtaatcccagtactttgagaggccacggTGGAATGATCttcaaggccaggagttctagaccagcctgggcaacagagcaagacccagtctctacaaaacaaacaaacaaacaaacaaacaaaaaaaaagccaggcatggtggtgcataccctgtagtcttagctacttgggaggctgaggtgggaggatcttttgagcccaggagttcaaggtttcagtgagctatgattgttgcaccacactccagcttgggctacagagggagaccttgtctccaaaatgAAAAGAAGTATGGCTGCAGGCTACATTCAAAGTAAGATCACAACAAAGTGTTGAGTATGTCTGAATGTATGTGGTTATGTTTGTGTCTAAGTGTATTTCCACTAGCATGCTAAGGTATGTTTGTGTGTTCGTATATTTCCTCCAGTATGCTAAGTTTTGACACATGCAGGCATCTAACTTGGGTCTTATCTGTCCTTTGCCCAAAGCATAGATTGTAATTGTTCATTCTCAAAAATCCAACTCTTACCTATTTCCCCTTTATTTCAAGGCAGCTGATGGTTACTCTGCAAGGTGtaagtttctcttttaaaaactaagaggtcgagcatggtggctcatacttgcaGTCTCAGCACGTGAAAgtctgaggcggaaggattgcttgagcccaagagttccagaccagcctaggcaacaaagtgagaccccatctcactTTGGAACTCAGGGCTGCTCACACCACTGCgcttcatcctgggtgacagagtgagacctgtctcttaaaaaaaaagagagtgtgagagagaaaaTGTATATAGATGTTTTAAGGCCAAAGGCTGTGGAAGCCAGGAAGGAAATAGTAGATATGATCTATCATAATTCGGGGTGATAATTAGTTGCACAATAGAGGACAAGTTTTGTTGAGGTGATGATTACAATGGTATTTGTTTCTATCCTGACTTGTTCTAAAAAGCGTTTGTGGCAGCCTGGAGAATGCTGATATGAGCTGAGCTTCTTTATAAACTTACTGATAAGCTTACTGGCTGGCCATCATGTTTATtaacttagatttttttaaaaatagaagtaataatgaggccaggcaccatggctcatgcctataatcccggcactttgggaggccgaagcaggtggatcgcctgaggtcagcagttcaagatcagcctgggcaacatggtgaaaccccgtctctactaaaaaacaaaaattagttggtcgtggtggggcatgcctataatcccagctactcaggaggccatggcacaagaatcgcttgaacccaggaggtggaggttgcagtgagctgagatcacgccattgcactccagcctaggtgagcctgggtgacagagcgagcctccatctcaaaaaaaaagaagaagaagaagaagtaataatgagtataaaataaaatacaacttttctGGTATTACTGAGTGAATCTGTGTAGAGAATTACATAAAGCACTAGTCAGGCTTAAGTTTTAATTGTGTCTACAGCCAGTCCCCATCTACCCTTCCCCCAACACAGTTACCCCAGAAATCAAACTCCCTAAGACAGCAACCAATGTTTTGGCATTTAATAGAtagtaaacatttgaaaagaatgaacATGTGGTTATATAATACTTTGGGGGTAACCtaactggaaagaaaaattataaatagcagGTGAAACTGATACTAATATGAGTATtcaaatattccatttatttgatcattttctttcagcTAAAAAATTGCCAAAGAATGAACCACAAAATCCAGGAGCAAATTCTGCCAGAGGAAGAGGAGTAGACCTCACCGAACCCACACAACCAACCAGGAGTCAGTGTTGTAGTAACTAAACCTCTAGTTTGAACTAGCTGGAATAGTCTTCTGCTTCCTAAATGTTAATAACAATGGAATTGGAGCATTTAACCAGCCCAGTATGACTTCCAAAAGAAGAGACTTATGATAGAGTCAAGTTTCtaatacagaattattttaagtgttttgaacttaatttttaataacatgcATGGGTCCTTCTCACTAATGTTTCAACAATAGGGAAAAAATGAGAACTATGTGGACACTTGTTTCATTGGAAGGTTAGGAGGAATAATTTCTCATCACTAGGAATATAGACAGATGACTGTCTGGACCCACACAGTTAACCAGCCCATTTCTCCACACTGGTACAGTAGTCACCtgtgaaaaaaaatttggaaCTTACTAATTTGGGCTTTTCAAAAACATCCTTTTTTTAGAAGGAGATTCTAAAGTTATTTATGATGCTTAGCCGTAGTATTCAGGCAAATGTTCATTTCTCCTGGtatctgtatttaaaatgtacattccacattttaataaattagccACAAGAAAATAATCCCACATATACAAGGTCGGGGGGTGGGGAAGAGTATTAATGGTATCTTAATTATAGCcagtcccattttttttttaaatggggtaaAAATCAAATGCAATCCCATCTTGTTTTAAGAATTTGAGAACTAATAAATGCACCTTAATGGATAGTGTTCCTTTCAAACATGTGAGttctttaacaaaaatgaaataaaccaggtgtCTGATTTCCGATTAATCACTGCTGGCCATTACATAGGTTTTGTTgtttggggcagggagggggctttTGTTCCCTTTTGACATAATATAGTCAATGCACTAACAATTATGTATATTCAaacttgattattttaaattcgATCTTCAGCTGTACTGTAAATAGGGTACTGCATTGTAGTCTCCATATCTGTATTACTTTTCTGTAATATTTAAGAGTTGCTTAAAAGTATACAAAATGTACAGTTACTAAAATAGCTAATTATTTCTCTCTCCCCCTTGGACAAGAAGGGGCTTCAGTTGTTCCTCCATGGCTAGAACCATAATAAACAATGTACCCGTAATTTGTAACATAAAGTATTGCAATATGTTAGTAACAATCTTGCAGCCTTCTTTTccaaagttcattttattttgatcagTTCAGTATATTGCACtaattattttaggtattttcATTATATGAAAGCTACCATGTGTCAGAGATGATTTAGTCTATTTAAGTGTTGGACTGCTAGGAGAACTTGTACATTTACAATAATGCAGAATTAGGAAAACGGTTCACCAGTGTTTAGTTTTATATTGAGGTGCTCAGGTTGGAATAAAGTGGTATAAAAAGCAAgtattggtttttctttctttttttttttttttggcataaaacagtgaacatatataaatattatatgacCTAATATCcgcttttatattttctttactgtGTTCATAAAATTGTTTGCATGTTATTGATGAATCGTCCTAATATCTGGATCATTGAAGAATTGCTTTATGGTATTATATTTTGGTGCTCTGGATAATTGgaactttcattttttatgtcaGAAGCTGATACTCACTTCCATTGAGAAATATTACCATAACTGTAATGTTGTCTCTGGAGCCAGCCAGTAAAGCAGCATTTACAAGTTCACGGCTAACGTACTCAGCTGCACCTTCATAGAAACTCTTAGTGCctgattctttttcatttgttgccACACCATTGACACTAGTTGGTCTGTCAGTTACTTTTTCACTGCAAGGTTTATGGTGAGTCGTTTCTGCTGGAAATGTTTCTACATTCTCAGGGTTATAAATGCAGTATTTAGAATAGTTTGAATCGGACAAATTTTCTTCGGAATTTGTAGTTGACACACATCCTTCAGATACAGATTTATACTGAAACAATACGTGGATATTACTTTGTGATTTAGTAAGGTTTGGTTCAATGGTTGAA
This window of the Theropithecus gelada isolate Dixy chromosome 2, Tgel_1.0, whole genome shotgun sequence genome carries:
- the RAB5A gene encoding ras-related protein Rab-5A, with the protein product MANRGATRPNGPNTGNKICQFKLVLLGESAVGKSSLVLRFVKGQFHEFQESTIGAAFLTQTVCLDDTTVKFEIWDTAGQERYHSLAPMYYRGAQAAIVVYDITNEESFARAKNWVKELQRQASPNIVIALSGNKADLANKRAVDFQEAQSYADDNSLLFMETSAKTSMNVNEIFMAIAKKLPKNEPQNPGANSARGRGVDLTEPTQPTRSQCCSN